In one window of Nesterenkonia sandarakina DNA:
- a CDS encoding ABC transporter permease, giving the protein MTRYIIRRLLQFIPVILISTLIVYALVFAIPGDPIRALAGDRPMSDAVRETLREQYNLDDPFLVQYFKYIWGIITALDFGSTFNGRPVTDIIEQRLPVTATLALVTFVIQTIMGIIAGILAALYRDRFFDRFVQVSTVAMVALPTLVIGFLLQLIFGLNLGWFPIAGVNNGISSYILPALTMAAVSTGILARLVRSELLDSLKSDYVRTATAKGMKRTRVITRHGLRNSLIPAVTFIGADLASMMAGSIIVETIFNLPGLGQQVFASIQGQEGTVVVGIVTLFVLFFVVINLIVDLLYGLLDPRIRYE; this is encoded by the coding sequence ATGACCCGCTATATCATTCGGCGTCTGCTCCAGTTCATCCCGGTCATCCTGATCTCCACGTTGATCGTCTATGCACTGGTCTTCGCCATTCCCGGTGACCCGATCCGGGCACTGGCCGGAGACCGCCCGATGAGCGACGCCGTCCGGGAGACCCTGCGCGAGCAGTACAACCTGGATGACCCGTTCCTCGTCCAGTACTTCAAATACATCTGGGGCATCATCACCGCCCTGGACTTCGGCTCCACCTTCAACGGCCGCCCGGTCACTGACATCATCGAACAGCGCCTCCCGGTCACTGCGACCCTGGCCCTGGTCACCTTCGTGATCCAGACCATCATGGGCATCATCGCCGGCATCCTCGCCGCTCTCTACCGCGACCGGTTCTTCGACCGCTTCGTGCAGGTCTCCACCGTGGCCATGGTGGCGCTGCCCACCCTGGTGATCGGCTTCCTGCTGCAGCTGATCTTCGGCTTGAACCTGGGCTGGTTCCCGATCGCCGGCGTCAACAACGGCATCTCCAGCTACATCCTGCCGGCGCTGACCATGGCCGCGGTCTCCACCGGCATCCTGGCCCGGCTGGTGCGCAGCGAACTGCTGGACTCGCTGAAGTCCGACTACGTCCGCACCGCCACCGCGAAGGGCATGAAGCGTACCCGGGTGATCACCCGGCACGGGCTGCGCAACTCGCTGATCCCCGCGGTCACCTTCATCGGTGCGGATCTCGCCAGCATGATGGCCGGCTCCATCATCGTGGAGACGATCTTCAACCTCCCCGGGCTGGGCCAGCAGGTGTTCGCCTCCATCCAGGGGCAGGAGGGCACCGTCGTCGTCGGCATCGTGACCCTCTTCGTGCTCTTCTTCGTGGTGATCAACCTGATCGTTGATCTCCTCTATGGCCTTCTCGACCCAAGGATCCGTTATGAGTGA
- a CDS encoding ABC transporter permease, with product MSEIHRPEARVEPIDSTLEPAGEPAKTKKVEEASLLADAWRSLRRNPWFIISGVLLVLFLSMAIFPQLFTSTDPRECLLGRSRQAPSAEHWFGTDIQGCDYYSRVIHGARNSIAVGFIVAIGTFIIAVVLGLVAGYFGSWVDAVISRFTDMVFAVPYILGALVFLNVLESRGVREVAFVLIIFMWPTMTRLMRGSVISVVNSEFVLAARALGAGPITIMRRHILPNSLGPVIGYATVFTGIIIGAEATLTFLGVGLQLPAISWGLQLSDAQPFLQTVPHLLLFPVIFVGLTVFAFMTMGDAIRDALDPKSKK from the coding sequence ATGAGTGAGATACACCGCCCCGAAGCGCGCGTGGAGCCGATCGACTCCACCCTGGAACCCGCAGGCGAGCCGGCCAAGACCAAGAAGGTCGAAGAGGCGAGCCTGCTCGCCGACGCCTGGCGCTCGCTGCGCAGAAACCCCTGGTTCATCATCTCCGGGGTCCTGCTGGTGCTCTTCCTGTCGATGGCGATCTTCCCGCAGCTGTTCACCAGCACCGACCCGCGGGAGTGCCTGCTGGGACGCAGCCGCCAGGCACCCTCGGCGGAACACTGGTTCGGCACCGACATCCAGGGCTGTGACTACTACAGCCGGGTGATCCACGGCGCCCGGAACTCCATCGCGGTGGGCTTCATCGTGGCCATCGGCACCTTCATCATCGCCGTGGTGCTCGGCCTGGTGGCCGGCTACTTCGGCTCCTGGGTCGACGCCGTGATCTCCCGCTTCACCGACATGGTCTTCGCCGTGCCCTACATCCTGGGCGCACTGGTGTTCCTCAACGTGCTGGAGTCCCGCGGCGTCCGCGAGGTCGCCTTCGTGCTGATCATCTTCATGTGGCCCACCATGACGCGCCTGATGCGCGGTTCGGTGATCTCAGTGGTCAACTCCGAGTTCGTGCTCGCCGCCCGCGCCCTGGGCGCCGGCCCGATCACCATCATGCGTCGGCACATCCTGCCGAACTCGCTGGGACCGGTGATCGGCTACGCCACGGTCTTCACCGGGATCATCATCGGCGCCGAGGCGACGCTGACCTTCCTCGGCGTCGGCCTGCAGCTGCCCGCGATCTCCTGGGGGCTCCAGCTCTCCGACGCGCAGCCGTTCCTGCAGACCGTCCCGCACCTGCTGCTGTTCCCGGTGATCTTCGTCGGGCTCACGGTGTTTGCATTCATGACCATGGGCGACGCCATCCGCGACGCCCTTGATCCCAAATCCAAGAAGTGA
- a CDS encoding ABC transporter ATP-binding protein — protein sequence MTESQTSTRFTPGTRPGDAPLLEVKDLQVEFRTKAGVAKAINGLNFTLHAGETLAILGESGSGKSVTAQTIMGILDMPPGRIAGGEIRYRGDDLLTMEEDSRRKLRGVKIAMIFQDALSSLNPVLPVGWQIAEMFRVHRGLKRKEARAKAVEMMQRVGIPGAEERAGDFPHQFSGGMRQRIMIAMAIALDPDVLIADEPTTALDVTVQAQVMRLLKDLQTEFNMGLILITHDLGVVADVADKIAVMYSGRVMEAADVYETYGRPGHPYTQGLLASIPRIDDEGGRLRAISGLPPSLTDMPPGCPFNPRCEFATDRCTTERPELRLVAEGHLSACHYAEDVYAGTATRTRRPSPTGAGMIAISQEAPE from the coding sequence ATGACTGAATCCCAGACCTCGACCCGGTTCACCCCGGGAACCCGACCCGGCGATGCACCCCTGCTGGAGGTCAAGGACCTCCAGGTGGAGTTCCGCACCAAGGCCGGCGTGGCCAAAGCCATCAACGGGCTGAACTTCACCCTGCACGCGGGGGAGACCCTCGCGATCCTGGGTGAGTCCGGCTCGGGCAAGTCCGTGACCGCCCAGACCATCATGGGCATCCTGGACATGCCCCCGGGCCGGATCGCCGGCGGGGAGATCCGTTACCGCGGCGATGACCTGCTCACCATGGAGGAAGACTCTCGACGGAAGCTGCGCGGGGTCAAGATCGCCATGATCTTCCAGGATGCGCTCTCCTCGCTGAACCCGGTGCTCCCGGTGGGCTGGCAGATCGCGGAGATGTTCCGCGTGCACCGCGGGCTCAAGCGCAAGGAAGCCCGGGCCAAGGCCGTGGAGATGATGCAGCGCGTGGGGATCCCCGGCGCCGAGGAGCGTGCCGGGGACTTCCCGCACCAGTTCTCCGGCGGTATGCGCCAGCGCATCATGATCGCCATGGCCATCGCCCTGGACCCCGATGTGCTGATCGCCGATGAGCCCACCACCGCGCTGGACGTCACCGTCCAGGCCCAGGTGATGCGGCTGCTGAAGGATCTGCAGACCGAGTTCAACATGGGCCTGATCCTGATCACCCACGACCTCGGCGTGGTCGCCGACGTGGCAGACAAGATCGCGGTGATGTACTCCGGCCGCGTGATGGAGGCCGCCGACGTCTACGAGACCTACGGCAGGCCGGGACACCCCTACACTCAAGGGCTGCTGGCCTCGATCCCCAGGATCGACGACGAGGGTGGCCGGCTGCGCGCGATCTCCGGGCTGCCGCCGTCGCTGACCGATATGCCGCCGGGCTGCCCGTTCAACCCACGCTGCGAGTTCGCCACCGACCGCTGCACCACCGAACGTCCTGAGCTGCGCCTGGTCGCCGAGGGCCACCTCTCGGCCTGTCACTACGCCGAGGACGTCTACGCCGGCACCGCCACACGCACCCGCCGCCCGTCACCGACCGGCGCCGGGATGATCGCGATCTCACAGGAGGCACCCGAATGA
- a CDS encoding ABC transporter ATP-binding protein has protein sequence MSLSAPAAADPFAEKKSVLEVDGLVKHFPITQGIVFQRKVGAVKAVDGVSFNLREGETLGIVGESGCGKSTLAKLLMRLEEPDAGTVKFRGEDFLSVKGDELRRLRRKIQIIFQDPYTSLNPRMSVGDIIAEPFKLHPEEKPKQGIRNRVKELLDLVGLNPEHINRYPHQFSGGQRQRIGIARGLALNPDVIICDEPVSALDVSVQAQVMNLLDDLQKEFGLSYIFIAHDLSVVRHISDRVGVMYLGKLAELGTQDEIYTAPAHPYTQALLSAVPLPDPTMRGAREQIVLQGDPPNPANPPSGCRFRTRCWKATEICATQEPELISRGQITQLAACHHAEQNEKVIPAHG, from the coding sequence ATGAGTCTCTCAGCACCCGCTGCGGCGGATCCGTTCGCGGAGAAGAAGTCCGTGCTCGAAGTCGACGGCCTGGTCAAGCACTTCCCGATCACCCAGGGCATCGTCTTCCAGCGCAAGGTCGGCGCGGTGAAGGCGGTGGACGGAGTCAGCTTCAACCTGCGCGAGGGGGAGACCCTGGGCATCGTGGGGGAGTCCGGCTGTGGCAAGTCCACCCTGGCGAAGCTGCTGATGCGCCTGGAGGAGCCCGACGCCGGCACCGTGAAGTTCCGCGGCGAGGACTTCCTCTCGGTCAAGGGCGATGAGCTGCGCCGGCTGCGTCGGAAGATCCAGATCATCTTCCAGGACCCCTACACCTCGCTGAACCCGAGGATGTCAGTGGGTGACATCATCGCCGAGCCGTTCAAGCTGCATCCGGAGGAGAAGCCCAAGCAGGGCATCCGGAACCGGGTCAAGGAGCTGCTGGACCTGGTGGGGCTGAACCCGGAGCACATCAACCGCTACCCGCACCAGTTCTCCGGGGGTCAGCGCCAGCGCATCGGGATCGCGCGCGGCCTGGCCCTGAACCCGGATGTGATCATCTGCGACGAACCGGTCTCCGCGCTGGACGTCTCGGTCCAGGCCCAGGTGATGAACCTGCTCGATGACCTGCAGAAGGAGTTCGGGCTCAGCTACATCTTCATCGCCCATGACCTCTCCGTGGTCCGGCACATCTCCGACCGGGTCGGCGTGATGTACCTGGGCAAGCTGGCGGAGCTGGGCACCCAGGACGAGATCTACACCGCTCCGGCGCACCCCTACACCCAGGCGCTGCTCTCCGCCGTGCCGCTGCCGGATCCCACCATGCGCGGGGCCCGGGAGCAGATCGTGCTGCAGGGGGATCCGCCGAACCCGGCCAACCCGCCTTCGGGATGCCGCTTCCGCACCCGCTGCTGGAAGGCCACCGAGATCTGCGCCACCCAGGAGCCGGAGCTGATCTCCCGAGGTCAGATCACCCAGCTCGCAGCCTGCCACCACGCCGAGCAGAACGAGAAGGTCATCCCCGCTCACGGCTAG
- the typA gene encoding translational GTPase TypA produces MTTAAARTLAGTDERQDLRNVAIVAHVDHGKTTLVDAMLTQTKSVGGHGDLEDRVMDSGELEKEKGITILAKNTTVFYSGPAATAHAGMEEVTINVIDTPGHADFGGEVERGLSMVDGVVLLVDASEGPLPQTRFVLRKALNAQLPVILVVNKTDRPDARIDGVVSDTMDLLLGLASDVAEENPDLDLDSVLDVPVVFASGKAGRASKTQPEDGGLPEGEDLEALFDTILEHVPAPKYDAEEVLQAHVTNLDASPFLGRLALLRIFNGTLKKNQQVAWARKDGTMKTVKITELLATKGLERVSADSAGPGEIVAVAGISDIMIGETLTDLETPKPLPTITVDDPAISMTIGINTSPMAGRVKGAKVTARQVKDRLDKELIGNVSLKVFPTERPDTWEVQGRGELALAILVEQMRREGFELTVGKPQVVTREIDGKLHEPMENMTIDAPDEFMGAITQLMAARKGTMTTMTNNGTGWIRMEFLVPARGLIGFRTKFLTDTRGAGIASSYAAGYEPWKGLIEYRTSGSLISDRTGTATPFAMINLQERGTFFVDPQEEVYEGMVVGENARHDDMEVNITKEKKLTNMRAASADSFEGLTPPTKLTLEESLEFANEDECVEVTPDSIRIRKVILNSSERMRDSRKKKSASQ; encoded by the coding sequence ATGACCACTGCTGCCGCTCGTACACTTGCAGGCACTGACGAGCGCCAGGATCTGCGCAACGTCGCCATCGTCGCCCACGTCGACCACGGCAAGACCACTCTGGTCGATGCCATGCTCACCCAGACCAAGTCGGTCGGCGGCCACGGCGATCTCGAGGACCGGGTCATGGACTCCGGTGAGCTCGAGAAGGAGAAGGGCATCACGATCCTGGCCAAGAACACCACCGTGTTCTACTCCGGTCCGGCCGCCACCGCGCACGCCGGCATGGAGGAGGTCACCATCAATGTGATCGACACCCCCGGCCACGCCGACTTCGGTGGTGAGGTCGAGCGCGGCCTCTCCATGGTCGACGGCGTCGTGCTGCTCGTGGACGCCTCCGAGGGCCCGCTGCCGCAGACCCGCTTCGTGCTGCGCAAGGCACTGAACGCGCAGCTGCCGGTGATCCTGGTGGTGAACAAGACCGACCGCCCCGATGCCCGCATCGACGGCGTGGTCTCCGACACCATGGACCTGCTGCTCGGCCTGGCCTCCGACGTCGCCGAGGAGAACCCCGATCTGGACCTGGACTCCGTGCTGGACGTCCCGGTGGTCTTCGCCTCCGGCAAGGCCGGACGCGCCTCGAAGACTCAGCCCGAGGACGGCGGCCTGCCCGAGGGTGAGGATCTGGAGGCGCTCTTCGACACCATCCTGGAGCACGTCCCGGCCCCGAAGTACGACGCCGAAGAGGTCCTCCAGGCCCACGTCACCAACCTTGACGCCTCGCCCTTCCTAGGCCGCCTGGCGCTGCTGCGCATCTTCAACGGCACGCTGAAGAAGAACCAGCAGGTCGCCTGGGCCCGCAAGGACGGCACCATGAAGACGGTGAAGATCACCGAGCTGCTCGCCACCAAGGGACTGGAGCGGGTCTCCGCAGACTCCGCCGGGCCCGGCGAGATCGTCGCCGTCGCCGGGATCTCCGACATCATGATCGGTGAGACCCTTACCGACCTGGAGACCCCCAAGCCGCTGCCGACCATCACCGTGGATGATCCCGCGATCTCCATGACCATCGGCATCAACACCTCCCCGATGGCCGGCCGGGTCAAGGGCGCGAAGGTCACTGCCCGCCAGGTCAAGGACCGTCTGGACAAGGAACTCATCGGCAACGTCTCGCTCAAGGTGTTCCCCACCGAGCGTCCTGACACCTGGGAGGTCCAGGGCCGAGGCGAGCTCGCCCTGGCGATCCTGGTCGAGCAGATGCGCCGCGAAGGCTTCGAGCTGACCGTGGGCAAGCCCCAGGTGGTGACCCGGGAGATCGACGGGAAGCTGCACGAGCCGATGGAGAACATGACCATCGACGCTCCGGACGAGTTCATGGGTGCGATCACCCAGCTCATGGCCGCTCGCAAGGGCACCATGACCACGATGACCAACAACGGCACCGGCTGGATCCGCATGGAGTTCCTGGTCCCGGCCCGCGGGCTCATCGGCTTCCGCACCAAGTTCCTCACCGACACCCGCGGGGCCGGAATCGCGTCTTCCTACGCGGCCGGCTACGAGCCCTGGAAGGGCCTGATCGAGTACCGCACCTCCGGATCGCTGATCTCCGACCGCACCGGCACCGCGACCCCGTTCGCGATGATCAACCTGCAGGAGCGCGGCACCTTCTTCGTGGACCCGCAGGAAGAGGTCTACGAGGGCATGGTCGTCGGCGAGAACGCCCGCCACGACGACATGGAGGTCAACATCACGAAGGAGAAGAAGCTCACCAACATGCGTGCAGCCTCGGCAGACTCCTTCGAAGGCCTGACCCCTCCGACCAAGCTCACCCTCGAGGAGTCCCTGGAGTTCGCCAACGAGGACGAGTGCGTCGAGGTCACCCCGGACTCGATCCGGATCCGCAAGGTCATCCTGAACTCCTCCGAGCGCATGCGTGACTCACGCAAGAAGAAGAGCGCCTCGCAGTAA
- the fdxA gene encoding ferredoxin, with protein sequence MTYIIALPCVDLKDKACIDECPVDCIYEGERMLYIHPDECVDCGACEPVCPVEAIYYEDDTPEQWSEYYRANVEFFDEVGSPGGAAKVGLIPKDHEIVAALPPQQQ encoded by the coding sequence ATGACGTACATCATCGCCCTTCCTTGCGTGGATCTGAAGGACAAGGCCTGCATCGATGAATGCCCCGTGGACTGCATCTACGAGGGTGAGCGCATGCTCTACATCCACCCGGACGAGTGCGTGGACTGCGGCGCCTGTGAGCCGGTCTGCCCGGTGGAGGCCATCTACTACGAGGACGACACCCCGGAGCAGTGGTCCGAGTACTATCGCGCCAACGTCGAGTTCTTCGACGAGGTCGGTTCCCCCGGCGGAGCCGCCAAGGTCGGACTGATCCCCAAGGACCACGAGATCGTGGCAGCCCTGCCGCCGCAGCAGCAGTGA
- the dapC gene encoding succinyldiaminopimelate transaminase: protein MLTLPEYPWDAMAPYLEKAQRHPEGVVNLSIGTPVDPTPEVIQAALTAAADAPGYPTTHGTRTLRESISAWFARRRGVTGLDPEHILPTVGSKELVAWLPTLLGLGARAGAGAADVVLRPLVAYPTYDIGAQIAGATPLATDDPLGLDEETLQRVKLIWINSPSNPTGAVAGVEWMRQVVALARRIGAVVASDECYAELPWEVAGDDVPSVLDPRVCGVHPETGEPDHRGLLAVYSASKQSNIAGYRAAFAAGCPELIHGLINTRKHAGMIVPAPIQAALTAALDDDAHVAAQREVYRRRRALLVPALEAAGLQIEKSHAGLYLWCRAAGPQGTAPAARSAEDTWALVEQMAQRGILVGPGVFYGEQGNGYIRVALTATDERIAAAAQRLTA, encoded by the coding sequence ATGCTCACTCTTCCCGAGTACCCCTGGGACGCGATGGCGCCCTATCTGGAGAAGGCCCAGCGGCACCCCGAGGGAGTCGTCAACCTCTCCATCGGCACCCCGGTGGACCCTACTCCTGAGGTCATCCAGGCGGCGCTCACCGCGGCCGCCGATGCCCCGGGCTATCCCACCACCCACGGCACCCGCACGCTGCGCGAATCCATCTCGGCCTGGTTCGCTCGGCGCCGCGGGGTCACCGGGCTGGATCCGGAGCACATCCTGCCCACTGTGGGCTCCAAGGAGCTCGTCGCCTGGCTGCCCACCCTGCTGGGACTCGGCGCTCGCGCCGGGGCCGGGGCCGCCGACGTCGTGCTCCGCCCGCTGGTGGCGTACCCGACCTATGACATCGGCGCGCAGATCGCCGGGGCCACCCCGCTGGCCACCGATGATCCGCTCGGCCTCGACGAAGAGACGCTGCAGCGGGTGAAGCTGATCTGGATCAACTCACCCTCGAACCCCACCGGCGCGGTGGCCGGGGTGGAATGGATGCGTCAGGTGGTCGCGTTGGCGCGCCGGATCGGCGCCGTGGTCGCCTCCGACGAATGCTACGCCGAGCTGCCCTGGGAGGTCGCCGGGGATGACGTCCCCTCGGTCCTGGACCCGCGGGTCTGCGGCGTGCACCCGGAGACCGGGGAGCCCGATCATCGGGGTCTGCTGGCGGTGTACTCGGCCTCGAAGCAGTCCAACATCGCCGGATACCGTGCCGCCTTCGCCGCCGGCTGCCCGGAGCTGATCCACGGGCTGATCAACACCCGCAAGCACGCCGGGATGATCGTGCCTGCCCCGATCCAGGCCGCGCTGACCGCGGCACTGGACGACGACGCCCACGTCGCCGCCCAGCGGGAGGTCTACCGCCGGCGTCGTGCACTGCTGGTGCCGGCCCTTGAAGCCGCCGGGCTGCAGATCGAGAAGTCCCACGCCGGGCTCTACCTGTGGTGCCGCGCCGCCGGCCCGCAGGGGACGGCGCCGGCTGCCCGCAGCGCAGAGGACACCTGGGCGCTGGTGGAGCAGATGGCGCAGCGCGGGATCCTCGTCGGGCCCGGGGTCTTCTACGGGGAGCAGGGCAACGGTTACATCCGGGTGGCGCTGACCGCCACCGATGAGCGGATCGCCGCCGCCGCGCAGCGGCTCACCGCCTGA
- a CDS encoding citrate synthase → MTEQTSARLNYQGGDLELPVQSAVEGNVGLDIAPLLKTTGAVTYDPGFMNTANAKSAITYIDGDAGILRYRGYPIEQLAEHSSFLEVSYLLIYGELPTQQQLTDFDNVTRRHTLLHEELRDFFGGFPRDAHPMPVLSSAVSALSTYYPDSLDPFNKDHVERSTYRMLAKVPTIAAYAYKKSIGQPMLYPDNNLTLVENLIRGCFGVPAEQFELDPDMVKALDTLLILHADHEQNCSTSTVRLVGSSQANLFASVSAGINALYGPAHGGANEAVLGMLRQIQSGDVSPEAFMEKVKNKEAGVRLMGFGHRVYKNYDPRARVVKGLADDLLAKLGGDDELFDIAQRLEQKALEDDYFIERKLYPNVDFYTGLIYKAMGFPEKMFTVLFALGRLPGWIAQWREMIEDPSTKIGRPRQLYIGEPERNYPGA, encoded by the coding sequence ATGACTGAGCAGACCTCTGCCCGCCTGAATTATCAGGGGGGAGATCTGGAACTACCCGTGCAGTCCGCGGTGGAGGGCAATGTCGGTCTCGATATCGCGCCCCTGCTGAAGACCACCGGAGCCGTCACCTATGACCCCGGCTTCATGAACACCGCCAACGCGAAGTCTGCGATCACCTACATCGACGGCGATGCTGGCATCCTGCGCTACCGCGGCTACCCGATCGAGCAGCTCGCCGAGCACTCCAGCTTCCTCGAGGTCTCCTACCTGCTGATCTACGGCGAGCTGCCCACCCAGCAGCAGCTCACCGACTTCGACAACGTCACCCGTCGGCACACCCTGCTCCACGAGGAGCTGCGCGACTTCTTCGGCGGCTTCCCCCGCGACGCGCACCCGATGCCGGTGCTCTCCTCCGCGGTCTCCGCGCTCTCCACCTACTACCCGGACTCGCTGGATCCCTTCAACAAGGACCACGTGGAGCGCTCCACGTACCGGATGCTCGCGAAGGTGCCCACCATCGCGGCCTACGCGTATAAGAAGTCCATCGGTCAGCCGATGCTCTACCCGGACAACAACCTCACCCTGGTGGAGAACCTGATCCGCGGCTGCTTCGGCGTGCCTGCCGAGCAGTTCGAGCTGGACCCGGACATGGTCAAGGCCCTGGACACGCTGCTGATCCTGCATGCGGACCACGAGCAGAACTGCTCCACCTCCACCGTGCGCCTGGTGGGGTCCTCGCAGGCGAACCTCTTCGCCTCGGTCTCCGCCGGGATCAACGCGCTCTACGGCCCCGCCCACGGCGGCGCCAACGAGGCCGTGCTGGGGATGCTGCGCCAGATCCAGTCCGGTGACGTCAGCCCGGAGGCCTTCATGGAGAAGGTCAAGAACAAGGAGGCCGGCGTCCGCCTGATGGGCTTCGGGCACCGGGTCTACAAGAACTACGACCCGCGCGCCCGGGTGGTCAAGGGCCTCGCCGATGACCTGCTGGCCAAGCTCGGCGGCGACGACGAGCTCTTCGACATCGCCCAGCGCCTGGAGCAGAAGGCGCTGGAGGACGACTACTTCATCGAGCGCAAGCTCTACCCGAACGTGGACTTCTACACCGGGCTGATCTACAAGGCCATGGGCTTCCCGGAGAAGATGTTCACGGTGCTCTTCGCGCTGGGCCGGCTCCCCGGCTGGATCGCCCAGTGGCGCGAGATGATCGAGGATCCCTCCACCAAGATCGGTCGGCCCCGCCAGCTCTACATCGGCGAGCCGGAGCGGAACTACCCCGGAGCCTGA